The sequence CTGGATACGGATACGCTGGAGAGGCCGCTGGCATTGTCGAGCTCTTGCGAAAATACCGGGCGCAGCGCGCGATAGGCGCCGTCCTCGGTATTCGAAACAGACCCTGCATTGGCGAGGTTGGAGGCGGCGGCATTCATCCGCACCATCTGCGCGGACATGCCGCGCTGGACCACGCCGAACAGGTTCATGGGCTGGTCGCCGGCCACTTGCTCAATCCCCCTTCAGCGCGCGGCGAATGGTGCTCACCCGCCCTTCGAGGAAAGACA comes from Alteripontixanthobacter sp. and encodes:
- the flgC gene encoding flagellar basal body rod protein FlgC is translated as MAGDQPMNLFGVVQRGMSAQMVRMNAAASNLANAGSVSNTEDGAYRALRPVFSQELDNASGLSSVSVSSVERDQAAPVRRHDPDHPLADENGDVWESAVSETAEMVEIMESARQYQNLVEAMQTAKQLMLDTLRIK